A genomic stretch from Candidatus Alcyoniella australis includes:
- a CDS encoding integrin alpha — YLGSRIMGLSFEPDWNAGLGQDGAHFGSSVSTAGDVNGDGYDDVIVGAPDYSRGPQQDDEGGAFVYHGTFFGCEIDGEHYGPGEANPDNVCLLCEPDQSQDQWSYNDGSACDDGLFCNGEDACLEGDCQEHAGDPCETQDEVCNEQTDACDDADNDQGDDDDDSSCCG, encoded by the coding sequence TATTTGGGCTCGCGGATAATGGGATTGTCCTTTGAGCCGGACTGGAACGCCGGCCTGGGGCAGGACGGCGCTCACTTCGGCAGCAGCGTCTCCACGGCCGGCGACGTGAACGGCGACGGGTACGATGACGTGATCGTGGGCGCGCCGGATTACAGCAGGGGCCCGCAGCAGGATGATGAGGGCGGCGCTTTTGTCTATCACGGCACCTTCTTCGGCTGCGAGATCGACGGCGAGCACTACGGGCCGGGCGAGGCGAACCCGGACAACGTCTGCCTGTTGTGCGAACCGGACCAATCACAGGACCAGTGGTCGTACAACGACGGCTCGGCCTGCGACGACGGCCTGTTTTGCAACGGCGAAGATGCCTGCCTAGAAGGAGATTGCCAGGAGCATGCGGGCGACCCGTGTGAGACTCAGGACGAAGTCTGCAACGAACAGACCGACGCTTGCGATGATGCGGACAACGACCAGGGAGATGATGACGATGATTCGTCGTGCTGCGGTTGA
- a CDS encoding DUF1566 domain-containing protein: MIRRAAVDVLMNRAALLAIACSLLVLCAACGHDDHDDDDDQGEDPEGDVVSDPQQGLMWQIKPTADYLDWQQAEEYCASLSYAGYGNWRLPTISELRSLIRGCLDTESGGACRVEDDCLGYDCANEGCDGCLYGNGPADGCYWPAALVGDCFFYWTSSEVEDYEVRVWTVYFNEAFISPNPKVSTCDYYGATRCVRSL, encoded by the coding sequence ATGATTCGTCGTGCTGCGGTTGACGTGCTGATGAACAGGGCCGCGCTGCTGGCGATCGCCTGCTCGCTGTTGGTGCTGTGCGCGGCGTGCGGCCATGACGACCATGACGACGATGACGACCAGGGGGAAGACCCGGAGGGAGACGTGGTCAGCGACCCGCAACAGGGTCTGATGTGGCAAATCAAGCCGACCGCCGACTATCTTGACTGGCAGCAGGCCGAGGAATACTGCGCGAGCCTCAGCTACGCGGGCTACGGCAACTGGCGCCTGCCCACAATTTCCGAGTTACGCAGTCTGATCCGCGGATGCCTGGATACAGAATCGGGTGGAGCATGTCGCGTTGAGGACGACTGCCTGGGGTACGATTGCGCAAACGAGGGGTGCGATGGTTGCTTGTATGGCAACGGACCGGCCGATGGCTGCTACTGGCCGGCCGCGCTGGTCGGCGATTGTTTCTTCTATTGGACCAGCTCGGAGGTCGAGGACTACGAGGTCCGCGTCTGGACCGTCTACTTCAACGAGGCGTTTATCTCGCCCAATCCCAAGGTCAGCACCTGCGATTATTATGGAGCCACGCGCTGCGTGCGCTCCCTGTGA